One Rosa chinensis cultivar Old Blush chromosome 5, RchiOBHm-V2, whole genome shotgun sequence genomic region harbors:
- the LOC112202075 gene encoding glycosyltransferase 6: protein MGSQEFSLFQTSPHKRSLLHRAPSLIADGFLFVGGAAMALSLVWALISFINPSSTFDTIITYDNTPQGPDLGYDPPEPTFYDDPNLSYSVGEAIKNWDDKRREWLRVHPSFGVGDRIVLVTGSQPSVCKNPVGDHLQLRLFKNKVDYCRFHGCEVFYNNVLLDPKGTGFWAKYPILRAAMVAHPEAEWIYWVDSDAIFTDMEFKVPLEKYKDHNLVVHGWWHMVKQQSWTSVNAGVFLIRNCQWSLEFIDEWASMGPQGPAKEKWGETQKSLLKDKLYPGSDDQSALIYLLLKQRQKWGDKVYLESEYNFQSYWLGVVDGLDNITKGYMEVDREMGKLRRRHAEKVSEFYGEMREQNMKDKGMWRENVRRPFVTHFTGCEPCSGDYNPTYTWEDCWNGMQKALNFADNQVLRRYGFVHPDLLNSSLVTPLPFDFPA from the coding sequence ATGGGTTCCCAAGAGTTCTCTCTCTTCCAAACATCCCCACACAAACGCTCACTTCTCCACAGAGCCCCTTCTCTAATCGCAGATGGCTTCCTCTTCGTTGGTGGAGCAGCCATGGCTTTATCTCTGGTTTGGGCACTAATCTCCTTCATAAACCCCAGCTCAACCTTCGACACCATCATCACCTACGACAACACCCCTCAAGGCCCTGACTTGGGCTACGACCCGCCAGAGCCGACGTTCTACGACGACCCGAATCTCAGCTACTCAGTTGGGGAAGCCATAAAAAACTGGGATGACAAGCGCAGAGAGTGGCTGAGGGTTCACCcttcttttggtgttggtgatagGATTGTTCTTGTTACCGGTTCTCAGCCTTCGGTGTGTAAAAACCCGGTTGGGGATCATTTACAGTTGAGACTGTTCAAGAACAAAGTAGACTATTGCAGGTTTCACGGCTGTGAAGTGTTCTACAACAATGTTCTTCTGGACCCTAAAGGAACCGGTTTCTGGGCCAAGTACCCGATTCTCAGAGCCGCCATGGTGGCCCATCCAGAGGCAGAGTGGATCTACTGGGTCGACTCGGACGCCATTTTCACCGACATGGAGTTCAAGGTGCCATTGGAGAAGTACAAGGATCATAACTTGGTTGTTCATGGGTGGTGGCACATGGTGAAGCAGCAGAGCTGGACTAGCGTCAATGCTGGTGTGTTCTTGATTAGGAACTGCCAGTGGTCCTTGGAGTTCATCGATGAATGGGCCAGCATGGGCCCACAAGGCCCGGCCAAAGAGAAATGGGGGGAGACCCAGAAATCATTGCTCAAGGACAAGCTGTATCCAGGGTCAGATGACCAGTCTGCTCTTATCTACCTTCTGCTGAAGCAGAGGCAGAAATGGGGGGACAAGGTTTACTTGGAGAGTGAGTACAATTTCCAAAGCTACTGGCTTGGGGTGGTGGATGGCCTTGATAACATCACCAAAGGGTACATGGAGGTTGATAGAGAAATGGGGAAACTGAGGAGGAGGCATGCTGAGAAGGTGAGTGAGTTTTATGGGGAAATGAGAGAGCAGAACATGAAGGATAAGGGGATGTGGAGAGAGAATGTGAGGAGGCCTTTTGTGACACATTTTACTGGGTGTGAGCCTTGTAGTGGGGATTATAATCCCACTTATACTTGGGAGGATTGTTGGAATGGGATGCAGAAGGCTTTGAACTTTGCAGATAATCAAGTGCTTAGGAGATATGGGTTTGTGCATCCAGACCTACTGAACTCATCATTGGTTACTCCTTTGCCATTTGATTTCCCTGCTTGA